GCATGACCAAAACGCCCATTCGCGTCACCCGCGCCATCACCGTGCCCGACCCGATCCGCGTGGCCAGGGCCCAACGCGGTCCGGACCTGGGGCCGCGCATCCTGTTTTTCACCGGCGGCACGGCCCTCAGGGAGACCAGTCAGGCCCTGGTGGGGTACACCCACAATTCCACCCACCTGGTCACGCCCTTTGATTCCGGCGGCAGTTCGGCCGTGCTGCGCCAGTATTTCGGCATGCCGGCCGTGGGCGACATGCGCAGCCGGCTCATGGCCCTGGCCGACCGCTCCCTGCATGGCTTTCCGGAAATTTATGATCTCTTCGCCCACCGCCTGCCCAAAACAGCCAGTCCGGAGCAGCTGCAAACCGAGTTGCAGGCCCTGGTCGGCGGCAGCCATCCGCTTATCGCGCGGGTCTTGGACCCCATGCGCAAGATCATCCGCCACCATCTGCAACTCTTTGAAAAAAGCATCACGGCGGATTTCGACCTGCGCGGGGCCAGCATCGGCAATCTGATCCTGACCGCCGGATATCTGGAAAACCGTCGTCATATCGATCCCATCGTCTACATCTATTCCAAACTGGTCCAGGTCCGGGGACAGGTGCGGCTGGTGATCAACGCGGATTTGCAGCTGCGGGCCGTGCTCGAAAACGGCGCGGAAATCGTCGGCCAGCATCTCATCACCGGCAAGGAAACCCCGCCCCTGTCCGTGCCCATCCGGGAATTGAGCCTGACCGATCCCGCCCGGCGCGGCAGCTGCGCGCGCCCGGCCGTCCGGGACAAAATCCGCGCGGCCATCACGTCCTCGGACCTGATCTGCTATCCCATCGGCAGCTTTTACAGTTCCCTTGTCGCCAATCTGCTCCCGGCCGGAATCGGACAGGCCGTAAGCCAGACACCCTGTCCCAAGGTCTTTATCCCCAACCCTGGGCCGGATCCGGAAGCCATCGGCCTGGATCTGATCGGACAGGTCCGCGTCCTGCTGCGCCACCTGCGCCAGGACGCGCCGGACGCCATCGCCATCGGCGACATCCTAAATTTCGTCCTGCTTGATACCAACACCGTATACCCCGGTCCGCGCCAACTGGAGCGCGAGCTGGCGACCATGGGTATCCAGGTCATCCGCACGCCGCTGGTCGATCCGGCCGACGGTCGCGTCCAACCCCATCTCCTGTGCCAGACCCTCGTTTCCCTGGCCGGGACATAGCAAGGAGTCACCATGGGTAAAGACAAAGTCAAATCCAAGCGCGTCCTGACCCGCGACGCCCTGGTCGCGTATCTGGAATCCTTGATCGGCGGCCTGCGACAGGGAACGATCATCCTCGACGACGAGGAGCATCCGCTCTTGCTCCGGCCCTCGGACGCCATTGAAACCGAGATGGAAATCAAGCGGAAAAGCGACCGGGAGAAGGTGGAGCTCAAACTGTCCTGGATTCCGAACCGCCTGCAACCCATGACCGTGCCGCTGTCCAACCCGGAAGTCGTGTTTCCCGAGTCGGAACTCGAAGCAAAAAAAAAATGAATTTTTGAACGAGCCTGACGTGGAGTCTCCCGCGCTTGACGATCGGCTCGCGGTTGGGCCCGTGGTCGGCGTTGAAGAAGCGCCGGGCCTGGCCGGGCCGGCCCCGGCGCTTGAAGGCTCGTCCATGGCGCGCGGTCGTGCCCGGCGCATGGCCGTGGCGCCCGAGATCAAGGTGGTGCTGGACGTGGTCCGGGACGCCCTCGTGGCCGGGGAGCGGGTGGTATTGCCTGGGCTTGGCACGTTTTTCGTGGCGATCCGGCCGGCGCGCGCCGGTCGGAACCCGCGCACCGGGGAGCGCATCGCCATTCCGGCCCGGGCGCGGATCCGTTTCAAGGCGGGAGCGGCTCTGCGCGCGCGGTGCAATGACGCCCCTCGGCCCCGGGCCGGGGACGCAGACCGTTGAAAAACGGCGAGCTGCCGCGTCGGCGAAAAATCCAGACCGCTTCCGTATGCGCGATACACCGCGCATCCTGGATTATTTCGTTTCCTTGCAGCCCACCATTTTTGAACGGCCCGCGAATTTTGAATTCTTCAACAGTCGGTTAGGATTTCCAGCTGATTTCGATTTCCAGCGAGGTCTTGGTTTCCCCATCCTTGGTTTTCTGCTTGGCCTGGTATTCCAGATCCACTTCCTTGGGCAGGGTCATGGTCACCGGGCCATCGGCCGTTTCAAACACGAATTCCCGCCGCGAAAGGGCGTCCGCCACATCCTTGAGCAACACGCCGGCCATGTAGGTCAGCCGGGTTTCGTTCAGTTCCACGAGTTTCTTTTTTTCGGACATAGTTCCTCCTTTGGAGATGTTTCCCGAAGCATGGCCACGACCGGTGGCGTTGGTCAATGCCTGGGCGGGATTGCCTCGGATGTGTAACACGGCCCGCCTTGCCGGTGGCGTCCAGGCGACGGCCCGTGGGCTTGGCGCGGCCTGGGATCGTGATTGTCGTCGGTTGCCCTGTCACGTTGTTGTCGTTTTTTTGCGGCCTGTCGGTCACGGTGGGGGGGTAGTTTGGTGCGTCCCTGCGTACCGTGACGGGCGTCGTGGTATAAGTGGGCTTCCCGTGTTCAAAGGGTTTGGAGGCGCATCGCGTATCCGTGGAGCGATGCTTGGTTGTCGCCATCCACCAAGGAGGAACGCATGCGTTTTTTTTCAACCTGTCGTAGCCTGCTCCGAGGCCGTCTGCCCGGACAGGCCGTGATCCAGATCACCTCGCGGTGCAACGCGCGGTGCGTCCAATGCGGCATGCGCGTGGACCACGCCGGCGCGCGGCACAGTCTTGACGTGGACACGGTCGAACAGATTCTGCGGGCCGCCGTCCGACTAAACATGCAGACCGTGTCCTTCACCGGGGGAGAGCCCCTCCTCGATTACCAGCGCCTGAAGGCCATGATCCGGGCGGCCAAGACGCTTGGCCTGCCGTATATCCGGACCGGCACGAACGGGTTTGTCTTTCAGCGTCACGAGGAGCCGGATTTTCGCGACAGGATGCGCCGCATGGCCGATGAACTGCTGGAATGCGGGTTGCGGAATTTGTGGATCAGTCTGGACTCGTGCGATCCCGATATCCACGAAAAAAACCGGGGCCTGCCCGGCGTGGTGCGGGGCATGGCCAAGGCCTTGCCGTGTTTTCACCAGTGCGGCTTGTTTCCCTCGGTCAATCTTGGCATCAATCGGCTGTGCGGCGGACGCATCGCGGCCCTGAGCGGACCGTTTGACGCCCAGGCGTTTCGCCTGGGATTTGTCGAGGCCTTTTCCCGGTACTTTTCCCATGCCGAGGAGCTGGGCTTCACGATGGCCAACTGTTGCTACCCCATGAGCGAGGACGATCCGGTGTACGCGGCGTCGTCCTCGGACCCGTTCATCCGTTTTGACGCGGCCGAGAGAGTGGCCATGTTCGAAGCCCTGCGCGAGGTGATTCCCCGGTTTCGGTCCCGGCTTCGGATTTTCACGCCCTTGTCCTCCCTGGACGCGCTTATCGCCCAGGCCAGGGGCGGCGCCGAGCAGGCCTATGCCTGCCGGGGCGGGGTGGATTTCTTTTTCGTCGATGCCCACCGTGGCCATGCCTACCCGTGTGGCTATCGGGGCGCCGAGGATTTGGGACCGTTTTGGGCCCTGCCGGAATTACCACGGGATACGCCGAGCTGCCGGCGCTGCGACTGGGAATGTTTTCGCGACCCGTCCGAGCTTTTCGGGCCCCTGGGCACGATCTTGGCCAGCCCGTTGGCCGTGGCGCGGAAATTCTCGTCCCGTCCCGGCGCGTTCACGACCTGGCTGACGGACCTGCGCTATTACCTGGCCTGCGGCATGTTCGACGGCACCAAGCCCCCACGTCCCGAACGTCT
This region of Deltaproteobacteria bacterium genomic DNA includes:
- a CDS encoding GAK system CofD-like protein, translated to MTKTPIRVTRAITVPDPIRVARAQRGPDLGPRILFFTGGTALRETSQALVGYTHNSTHLVTPFDSGGSSAVLRQYFGMPAVGDMRSRLMALADRSLHGFPEIYDLFAHRLPKTASPEQLQTELQALVGGSHPLIARVLDPMRKIIRHHLQLFEKSITADFDLRGASIGNLILTAGYLENRRHIDPIVYIYSKLVQVRGQVRLVINADLQLRAVLENGAEIVGQHLITGKETPPLSVPIRELSLTDPARRGSCARPAVRDKIRAAITSSDLICYPIGSFYSSLVANLLPAGIGQAVSQTPCPKVFIPNPGPDPEAIGLDLIGQVRVLLRHLRQDAPDAIAIGDILNFVLLDTNTVYPGPRQLERELATMGIQVIRTPLVDPADGRVQPHLLCQTLVSLAGT
- a CDS encoding amphi-Trp domain-containing protein yields the protein MGKDKVKSKRVLTRDALVAYLESLIGGLRQGTIILDDEEHPLLLRPSDAIETEMEIKRKSDREKVELKLSWIPNRLQPMTVPLSNPEVVFPESELEAKKK
- a CDS encoding radical SAM protein, whose amino-acid sequence is MRFFSTCRSLLRGRLPGQAVIQITSRCNARCVQCGMRVDHAGARHSLDVDTVEQILRAAVRLNMQTVSFTGGEPLLDYQRLKAMIRAAKTLGLPYIRTGTNGFVFQRHEEPDFRDRMRRMADELLECGLRNLWISLDSCDPDIHEKNRGLPGVVRGMAKALPCFHQCGLFPSVNLGINRLCGGRIAALSGPFDAQAFRLGFVEAFSRYFSHAEELGFTMANCCYPMSEDDPVYAASSSDPFIRFDAAERVAMFEALREVIPRFRSRLRIFTPLSSLDALIAQARGGAEQAYACRGGVDFFFVDAHRGHAYPCGYRGAEDLGPFWALPELPRDTPSCRRCDWECFRDPSELFGPLGTILASPLAVARKFSSRPGAFTTWLTDLRYYLACGMFDGTKPPRPERLARFSQDFARPADFAATCS
- a CDS encoding HU family DNA-binding protein; the protein is MARGRARRMAVAPEIKVVLDVVRDALVAGERVVLPGLGTFFVAIRPARAGRNPRTGERIAIPARARIRFKAGAALRARCNDAPRPRAGDADR
- a CDS encoding amphi-Trp domain-containing protein; translated protein: MSEKKKLVELNETRLTYMAGVLLKDVADALSRREFVFETADGPVTMTLPKEVDLEYQAKQKTKDGETKTSLEIEISWKS